In one window of Aquimarina spinulae DNA:
- a CDS encoding PepSY domain-containing protein, translating into MVKRQTAIKIRKAHRYLGLFLGIQFLLWTVSGLYFSWTDIDDIHGDQFKNETIDVISFNDLMKPSQKEIGEPIQSLELREIAGQPYYWINEKQLFNATTGAPKPEITTSEALKIAEKNMSPELKIIGIEKIEKVGNHHEYRERPLPAYVVSYEHSQNVKAYISIKDGSFQRVRHRSWRWFDFLWMTHTMDYEGRDNFNTIILRAFSLLGLITVLSGFTLWFVSSPTVRKIKKNKRHE; encoded by the coding sequence ATGGTTAAAAGACAAACAGCAATAAAAATTAGAAAAGCACACAGGTATTTAGGCCTTTTTTTAGGAATTCAGTTTTTGCTATGGACGGTTAGTGGTTTATATTTTAGTTGGACAGATATCGACGATATTCATGGAGATCAATTTAAAAACGAAACTATTGATGTTATATCCTTTAATGACTTGATGAAACCTTCTCAAAAAGAAATAGGAGAACCTATCCAATCATTAGAGCTTAGAGAAATAGCCGGGCAACCATATTATTGGATAAATGAGAAGCAACTTTTTAATGCAACTACCGGAGCGCCAAAACCTGAAATTACTACTTCTGAAGCTTTAAAAATTGCAGAAAAGAATATGTCACCAGAATTAAAAATAATAGGTATAGAAAAAATAGAAAAAGTAGGTAATCATCATGAATATCGTGAAAGACCACTACCAGCTTATGTTGTTTCTTATGAACACTCTCAAAATGTAAAAGCATACATCTCTATAAAAGATGGAAGCTTTCAAAGAGTGAGGCATCGATCGTGGCGTTGGTTTGATTTTCTCTGGATGACTCATACCATGGATTATGAAGGAAGAGATAATTTTAATACAATTATTCTTAGGGCTTTCTCCCTATTAGGATTAATAACAGTATTAAGTGGATTCACTTTATGGTTTGTATCCTCGCCAACGGTTAGAAAAATAAAAAAAAATAAGCGTCATGAATAG
- a CDS encoding efflux RND transporter periplasmic adaptor subunit — translation MNRNIIYMGIAVLVGLLGGYFIFGSNNSTKHNHNIDQEEVTTNQMWTCSMHPQIMQTEPGDCPICGMDLIPAGTKTDGLSADQFKMTENAMALANIQTTSIGDLTTSDKNRVMLSGKIMENEEANAVQASYFDGRIERLNVNYKGQEVRKGQKLATIYAPNLVAAQQELITAVSLKESQPILYKAVRNKLKLWKLSDNQIKAIESSGKVQENFPVYATVSGTVSEVMRAEGDYVKQGQPILKVSNLSTVWAEFDVYENQIAQFKKGQQINITTTAYPDKKFEGTISFIDPTLNTKTRTVTIRTNLNNRDHLFKPGMFITGSVASKNKTTEQLIVPASAVLWTGERSVVYIKTSAKEPIFEMREVVLGNATGNTYIILNGLDNGDEIVTNGAFTVDAAAQLQGKKSMMNKEGGKTMTGHEGHMGMQMEVSKSFQKDFSPAFIPYLQMKDAFVDSNASQVSISAKATNKILKAIKASNLNKVEKTYLTKSISILDHLANAEELEKQRTYFVSLNENIVALISNFTELNTAMYVQKCPMANTNKGAIWISKEKEIRNPYFGDAMLTCGSVINTIK, via the coding sequence ATGAATAGGAACATCATTTATATGGGTATAGCAGTTCTTGTGGGACTATTAGGAGGTTACTTTATTTTTGGCAGTAATAATTCTACAAAACACAATCACAATATTGATCAGGAAGAGGTCACAACAAATCAAATGTGGACCTGCTCTATGCATCCTCAAATCATGCAGACAGAACCTGGTGATTGTCCAATATGTGGTATGGATCTAATTCCGGCAGGAACCAAAACAGATGGCCTATCTGCCGATCAATTTAAAATGACCGAGAATGCTATGGCATTAGCAAATATCCAAACTACTAGTATTGGTGACCTAACAACAAGTGATAAAAATAGGGTTATGTTATCTGGGAAAATAATGGAAAATGAAGAGGCAAATGCAGTACAGGCCAGTTATTTTGATGGTAGAATCGAACGGTTGAATGTTAATTATAAAGGACAAGAAGTTAGAAAAGGGCAAAAATTAGCAACTATATATGCCCCAAACCTAGTCGCTGCACAACAAGAACTTATTACTGCAGTATCACTTAAAGAATCTCAACCAATACTATATAAAGCTGTTCGTAATAAATTAAAGTTATGGAAACTTTCAGACAATCAAATCAAAGCTATAGAGTCTTCTGGTAAAGTTCAGGAAAACTTTCCTGTTTATGCAACCGTTTCGGGTACGGTTTCAGAAGTAATGCGTGCGGAAGGAGATTATGTAAAACAAGGGCAGCCTATTTTAAAAGTAAGCAACCTTAGTACAGTATGGGCAGAATTTGATGTGTATGAAAACCAAATTGCACAATTTAAAAAAGGACAGCAAATCAATATTACTACTACAGCCTATCCCGACAAAAAATTTGAAGGCACAATTTCTTTTATAGACCCGACTTTAAATACTAAAACGCGAACAGTTACTATAAGAACTAATCTTAATAACCGTGACCACCTTTTTAAACCAGGAATGTTTATAACCGGTAGTGTTGCAAGTAAAAATAAGACTACAGAACAACTTATTGTTCCGGCAAGTGCTGTGTTATGGACAGGTGAGCGCTCTGTGGTATATATAAAAACAAGTGCTAAAGAACCCATTTTTGAAATGAGAGAAGTAGTATTGGGAAATGCTACAGGAAATACATATATAATTCTGAATGGACTGGATAATGGTGATGAGATCGTAACTAATGGAGCATTTACTGTTGATGCAGCTGCACAATTACAGGGTAAAAAATCAATGATGAACAAAGAAGGAGGGAAGACTATGACTGGTCATGAAGGACATATGGGAATGCAAATGGAAGTATCAAAGTCATTTCAGAAAGATTTTTCACCAGCCTTTATACCATATTTACAAATGAAAGATGCATTTGTGGATTCTAATGCTTCTCAGGTTTCTATTTCTGCGAAAGCAACAAACAAAATCTTAAAAGCAATTAAAGCTTCAAACCTGAATAAGGTAGAAAAAACTTATCTTACTAAGAGTATTAGTATATTAGACCATCTTGCTAATGCCGAAGAATTAGAAAAACAAAGAACCTATTTTGTATCATTGAATGAGAATATAGTAGCGTTAATATCCAACTTTACTGAATTAAATACAGCAATGTATGTACAAAAATGCCCAATGGCGAATACCAATAAAGGAGCTATTTGGATAAGTAAGGAAAAAGAAATTCGTAACCCTTATTTTGGTGACGCAATGCTAACTTGTGGTAGCGTTATTAATACAATTAAATAG
- a CDS encoding heavy metal translocating P-type ATPase, producing MKHIYKISGMTCNGCRGHVEHILDTMDGVISASVDLEKAEAIIETEEHISLTVFQERLAREGGRYGIYLPGMEDHDDKPKQAKPKGKSTGIFYCPMHCEGDKTYNTLQDCPVCGMDLVEEVTLHVITTEQYSCPMHPEVIKDAPGSCSICGMDLVVLQPDISEEEKNYKKLLKKFWIAVLFTVPIFIIAMSDMFSSNPLNDILELKYWNWIQFVLSVPVVFYATWMFFERALRSIKIWNLNMFTLIGVGAGVAWLFSILAILFPNFFPDQFKTESGTVHVYFEATTVILTLVLMGQVLESRAHSKTNSAIKELLKLVPNKAIRVIEGEEEEISIDQIELNDILRVKPGDKIPVDGSIFQGQTSVDESMITGEPIPVDKIEGDKVSSGTINGNHSFLLKAEKVGSETLLSKIIQMVNDASRSRAPIQKLADIVSGYFVPIVVIIALITFTVWVFYGPDPAYVYAFVNAIAVLIIACPCALGLATPMSVMVGVGKGAQNGVLIKKAEALETMNKVDTLIVDKTGTITEGKPTVEDVVPFGDRFGKEEILQYIISLNNLSEHPLAQATVKYGKEQHIKLVDVSEFKAVTGKGVEGSISNLKVILGNEKMLEYANVPISDEFKKQAESYQKKGKTVSYLSIGQDIAGYIVIGDKIKETSSKAIKQLQDRGIEVIMLTGDNYNTAHAVANELHLTNFKAEMLPEDKLGEVEKLQHSGRVVAMAGDGINDAPALAKSDVGIAMGTGTDVAIESATITLVKGDLQGIVKAKILSDKVMKNIKQNLFFALIYNALGVPIAAGVLFPFFGILLSPMIAALAMSFSSVSVITNALRLKTIHIN from the coding sequence ATGAAACACATATATAAAATATCAGGAATGACTTGTAATGGCTGTAGGGGTCATGTAGAGCATATACTCGATACTATGGATGGTGTGATCAGTGCGTCTGTTGATCTTGAGAAAGCAGAAGCAATTATTGAGACAGAAGAGCACATTTCTTTAACTGTTTTTCAAGAAAGATTAGCAAGAGAAGGGGGACGTTATGGAATTTACCTTCCTGGGATGGAAGATCACGATGATAAACCAAAACAGGCAAAACCCAAAGGAAAAAGTACGGGTATTTTTTATTGCCCTATGCATTGCGAAGGAGATAAGACATACAATACATTACAGGATTGTCCCGTGTGTGGGATGGATTTGGTTGAAGAAGTAACTTTACATGTCATTACTACAGAACAATATAGCTGTCCGATGCATCCAGAAGTAATTAAAGATGCTCCGGGATCCTGTTCTATTTGTGGTATGGATCTAGTAGTATTACAACCAGATATTTCTGAAGAAGAGAAGAATTATAAAAAATTACTAAAGAAATTCTGGATAGCTGTACTATTTACGGTTCCTATTTTTATAATAGCGATGTCAGATATGTTTTCGAGTAATCCACTTAATGATATTTTAGAGTTAAAATATTGGAACTGGATTCAATTTGTACTTTCTGTTCCTGTAGTGTTTTATGCTACCTGGATGTTTTTTGAACGTGCTTTACGTTCTATTAAAATATGGAACCTCAATATGTTTACTCTTATTGGTGTTGGGGCAGGTGTTGCATGGTTGTTTAGTATTTTAGCAATACTTTTTCCCAATTTTTTTCCAGATCAATTTAAAACAGAATCAGGAACAGTACACGTTTATTTTGAAGCAACTACTGTTATCTTAACACTTGTGCTTATGGGGCAAGTATTAGAGTCACGAGCACATAGCAAAACAAATTCTGCGATTAAAGAGTTATTAAAGCTTGTGCCTAACAAAGCAATACGTGTTATAGAAGGTGAAGAAGAAGAAATTTCTATTGATCAGATAGAATTGAATGATATCCTACGTGTAAAACCTGGAGATAAAATACCCGTAGATGGATCAATCTTTCAGGGGCAAACATCTGTAGACGAATCAATGATTACGGGCGAACCAATACCAGTAGATAAGATTGAAGGCGATAAGGTAAGTAGCGGTACAATTAATGGAAATCATTCTTTTTTATTGAAAGCAGAAAAAGTGGGATCCGAAACTCTTTTGTCAAAGATTATACAAATGGTAAATGATGCAAGCCGTAGTCGTGCACCAATTCAAAAACTGGCAGATATTGTTTCGGGATATTTTGTTCCTATAGTGGTTATTATAGCACTAATTACTTTTACCGTTTGGGTATTTTATGGCCCCGATCCGGCCTATGTTTATGCATTTGTAAATGCGATTGCTGTACTCATAATCGCCTGTCCGTGTGCCTTAGGGTTGGCTACACCTATGTCTGTAATGGTCGGAGTTGGAAAAGGAGCTCAAAACGGTGTGCTTATTAAAAAGGCAGAAGCACTCGAAACCATGAACAAAGTTGATACGCTTATTGTAGACAAAACAGGAACCATAACTGAAGGAAAACCTACTGTCGAAGACGTAGTGCCTTTTGGAGATCGATTTGGTAAAGAAGAAATTCTTCAATATATCATTTCTCTTAATAATTTAAGCGAACATCCATTAGCTCAGGCAACGGTGAAATATGGAAAAGAACAACATATCAAATTAGTAGATGTAAGTGAATTTAAAGCAGTAACAGGAAAAGGAGTAGAAGGAAGTATTTCAAATCTAAAAGTGATATTGGGTAATGAAAAAATGTTAGAATATGCGAATGTGCCCATTTCAGATGAATTTAAAAAACAAGCTGAATCTTATCAGAAAAAAGGAAAAACAGTGTCGTATTTATCTATTGGCCAAGATATAGCAGGTTATATAGTTATAGGAGATAAAATCAAAGAAACCAGTAGTAAAGCTATTAAACAATTACAGGATAGAGGAATTGAAGTTATTATGCTTACTGGTGACAATTATAATACAGCCCATGCAGTAGCTAATGAACTTCATCTCACAAATTTTAAGGCAGAGATGTTGCCAGAAGATAAACTGGGTGAAGTCGAAAAATTACAGCATAGTGGCAGGGTGGTTGCAATGGCTGGAGATGGCATTAATGATGCTCCTGCTCTTGCAAAAAGTGATGTTGGTATCGCAATGGGTACAGGTACCGATGTAGCAATAGAGAGTGCAACTATTACTTTGGTAAAAGGAGATTTACAAGGTATTGTAAAAGCAAAAATATTAAGTGATAAAGTAATGAAGAATATCAAGCAAAATCTTTTCTTCGCACTTATTTACAACGCATTAGGGGTACCTATAGCTGCTGGAGTACTTTTTCCTTTTTTCGGTATTCTGTTATCTCCTATGATTGCGGCTCTGGCAATGAGTTTTAGTTCTGTATCAGTAATAACTAATGCTTTACGATTAAAAACAATACATATTAATTAG
- a CDS encoding ABC transporter ATP-binding protein produces the protein MELVIKNLCKTYSNGVKALDNLSLEISNGMFGLLGPNGAGKSSLMRTLATLQEADSGTLYLNDINILENPIELRKVLGYLPQEFGVYPKITAKQLLDHLAILKGITNNKERIELVNFLLQKVNLYEKRNKSVKGFSGGMKQRIGIAQALIGNPKLIIVDEPTAGLDPGERNRFHNLLADVAEDVIIILSTHIVEDVRELCQNMAIMNQGKLICKGRPQHVIDELNDKVWQKLIERNELEDYSNQHMIISNKMVGGKPLIHVLSDIKPGVGFTLVPPTLEDVFFSKINTTREVI, from the coding sequence ATGGAATTAGTAATCAAAAATTTATGCAAAACATATTCAAACGGAGTAAAAGCATTAGATAATCTTTCCCTCGAAATTTCTAACGGAATGTTTGGTTTGTTGGGTCCGAATGGAGCTGGAAAATCATCACTCATGAGAACGTTAGCCACCTTACAGGAGGCAGATAGTGGTACACTATATTTGAATGATATCAATATTCTCGAAAATCCAATTGAATTGCGAAAAGTATTAGGGTATTTACCACAAGAATTTGGAGTATACCCAAAAATTACTGCAAAGCAATTACTAGATCATTTAGCAATATTAAAGGGAATAACCAATAACAAAGAAAGAATAGAATTAGTGAATTTTTTATTGCAAAAAGTAAATCTATATGAAAAAAGAAACAAAAGTGTAAAAGGTTTTTCTGGTGGGATGAAACAAAGAATTGGTATTGCTCAAGCCTTAATTGGCAATCCTAAACTAATTATTGTTGATGAACCTACTGCGGGATTAGATCCCGGAGAAAGAAATAGATTTCATAACCTTCTCGCAGATGTCGCAGAAGATGTTATTATTATTCTTTCTACACATATTGTAGAAGATGTGAGAGAATTATGCCAAAATATGGCAATCATGAATCAAGGGAAACTAATTTGTAAAGGTAGACCACAACATGTAATCGATGAATTAAATGATAAAGTATGGCAGAAGTTAATTGAACGAAATGAACTAGAAGATTACAGTAATCAACATATGATTATCTCTAATAAAATGGTTGGTGGTAAACCATTGATTCATGTTTTAAGTGACATAAAACCAGGAGTAGGGTTTACTCTTGTTCCACCAACTCTGGAAGATGTGTTTTTTTCCAAAATTAATACGACCAGAGAAGTAATTTAA
- a CDS encoding helix-turn-helix domain-containing protein, which yields MKKILIKNMVCNRCKTVLQQEFENAKIPVETIELGEIVFSNIDSTIFQKVNEIITRNGFEIIDDEIAFIVEQVKSCLISELSKENMLNKNLSDLISKHIHKDYSVISKLFSNNEGLTIEKYFIRLKIEKAKEYIQMGNLSFSEIAYALNYKSGSHLAKQFKTITGMSMSSFKSLQSWDRQPLDQIV from the coding sequence ATGAAGAAAATTTTAATTAAAAATATGGTCTGTAATCGGTGTAAAACCGTATTGCAACAAGAGTTTGAAAATGCCAAAATTCCTGTTGAAACAATAGAATTGGGAGAGATCGTTTTTAGCAATATCGATAGCACTATTTTTCAAAAAGTAAATGAGATCATTACCCGTAATGGTTTCGAGATTATAGATGATGAAATAGCTTTTATTGTCGAACAAGTGAAATCTTGTTTGATAAGTGAATTGTCAAAAGAAAACATGTTAAATAAAAACCTATCTGATCTTATTTCAAAACATATACATAAGGACTATTCTGTGATAAGTAAATTGTTTAGTAATAACGAGGGATTAACTATAGAAAAATATTTTATTCGTCTTAAAATTGAAAAAGCGAAGGAATATATTCAAATGGGAAATTTAAGTTTTTCTGAAATAGCATATGCATTGAATTATAAAAGTGGAAGTCATTTGGCAAAACAATTTAAAACGATTACCGGGATGTCTATGAGTAGCTTTAAAAGCCTACAATCCTGGGATCGTCAACCATTAGACCAAATTGTATAA
- a CDS encoding LytR/AlgR family response regulator transcription factor: MNCITIDDEPLAHKVIKNYCANLSFLNVVKECYSAFEAMNYLNDNQVDLIFLDINMPKLKGLDFLRTLSNPPLIIVTTAYQEYAIEGYELNILDYLLKPFSFERFLKAINKAQSQKKMIDSLQNGTENQVSSNPKNTVNQNDSIFIKGDKKVHQIQLNSILYLESLGSYVKIHLENETITSLDRLTNFENTLPKNQFLRIHRSYIIALKKIQTIEGNRLKITGIDIPIGNVYKHNLTNAIKK; this comes from the coding sequence ATGAACTGCATAACAATAGATGACGAACCTTTGGCACATAAAGTGATAAAAAACTATTGTGCCAACCTTTCATTTTTAAATGTTGTAAAAGAATGTTATTCGGCATTTGAAGCTATGAATTATTTAAATGACAATCAGGTAGATTTAATTTTTTTAGATATCAATATGCCCAAGCTTAAAGGATTGGATTTCTTACGTACCCTAAGTAATCCTCCTTTAATTATTGTAACTACAGCGTATCAAGAATATGCTATTGAAGGTTATGAACTAAACATTCTGGATTATCTCTTAAAACCTTTTAGTTTTGAGCGGTTTTTAAAAGCTATAAATAAAGCCCAGAGTCAAAAGAAAATGATAGATAGTTTGCAGAATGGAACAGAAAATCAAGTTTCCTCAAATCCAAAAAACACTGTAAATCAAAATGATAGTATTTTTATAAAAGGAGACAAAAAAGTGCATCAAATTCAATTAAACAGTATTTTATATCTAGAAAGTTTAGGAAGTTATGTCAAAATACATCTGGAAAATGAAACCATTACATCATTAGACAGGTTAACCAATTTTGAAAACACTTTACCAAAAAATCAATTTTTAAGAATACATCGTTCCTATATAATCGCTCTTAAAAAAATACAAACTATTGAAGGTAATCGTTTAAAAATAACAGGAATCGATATTCCTATCGGTAATGTTTATAAACATAACTTAACCAATGCTATTAAAAAATAG
- a CDS encoding sensor histidine kinase, which produces MKIQSLDTRKKNILIHVSVLSSIILLAVLGFVISDKNTFTLSFLTNYFLQAASSILLLIAPPIYFNVYWIIPRYLVKKRYFIYVILLLIVIIGWGCIIGYGEPLMDHYWFNEPYQEMEPEKGITGMSVIILISTLLNLSYRWFIQLSKINQIENDRLHLELSLLKNQINPHFFFNTLNNLYALSLEKSDKTPSLILKLSEIMRYTIYDCKEPRVSIGGEVTYLENFIELQKMRHHNRGIITFEKKVDNETKQIAPMILIVFLENAFKHGFDLMEKNAFINFKLQTTEKLAHLYIENNFSDTENGDDGGIGLENVKRRLSLIYPNAHELKISKKGTVFTVDLKLNLE; this is translated from the coding sequence ATGAAAATCCAATCACTAGATACCAGAAAAAAAAATATTCTTATTCATGTTTCAGTATTGTCTAGTATCATTTTATTAGCTGTACTAGGTTTTGTTATTTCTGATAAAAATACATTTACTCTATCTTTCTTAACCAATTATTTTCTTCAAGCTGCTTCGAGTATCCTTTTATTAATAGCTCCTCCTATTTATTTTAATGTATATTGGATTATACCTAGGTATTTAGTGAAAAAACGATATTTCATTTATGTTATATTACTTCTTATCGTAATCATTGGTTGGGGATGTATTATAGGATATGGCGAACCCTTAATGGATCACTATTGGTTTAATGAACCATACCAGGAAATGGAACCAGAAAAAGGGATTACAGGTATGAGTGTTATTATACTGATTTCTACATTATTAAACTTATCCTATCGATGGTTTATTCAACTCTCTAAAATAAATCAAATCGAAAATGATCGTCTTCATTTAGAATTGTCATTACTAAAGAATCAAATCAATCCGCATTTCTTCTTTAATACATTAAATAACTTGTATGCACTTTCTCTTGAAAAATCTGATAAAACACCATCATTAATTTTGAAATTGTCTGAAATAATGCGTTATACAATCTATGATTGCAAAGAACCCAGAGTATCTATTGGTGGAGAAGTAACATATTTAGAAAATTTTATTGAACTGCAAAAAATGAGGCATCATAACCGTGGAATTATTACTTTCGAAAAGAAGGTAGATAACGAGACAAAACAAATCGCACCTATGATCTTAATTGTATTTTTAGAAAATGCATTTAAACATGGTTTTGATCTCATGGAAAAAAATGCATTTATAAACTTTAAACTACAAACAACAGAAAAATTAGCACATCTGTATATTGAAAATAATTTTAGTGATACAGAAAATGGAGATGATGGAGGGATTGGTCTTGAAAATGTAAAAAGAAGATTATCTTTAATTTATCCAAATGCACATGAACTAAAAATTAGTAAAAAAGGTACTGTTTTTACTGTTGATTTAAAACTAAATCTAGAATGA